GGGATTCAGGAGGTCCGTTGGTGTGTAACGGGATGTCAGCGGGCATCGTCTCTTTCTCAGGGCAGAGGTGTGCCAACCCTAGTACCCCTGATGTGTACACACGAGTGACTTCGTACTGCCGATGGATTCAGAGGGAGTTAGCTAGAAACCCTTAAGGTTTTTGGCATGTAAGCCGCCAGTGTGTGCTTACACAAAATCTCACTATATGACTTATTAGGATTTCATTTAGAGTCTTTGTTGAAGTGCTAAAGATAACACCTTTCTATGATTGCGTGTTCCCTTGTTGCTATTCTTATTAAACGTCACTAATTTCAGCTTGTGTGTCTCACTTTGGAGAACTTGAGTTCCCTAAACAATTCAGTAAAAAACATTGGTCCATATACTTATCATTTCTTTCCTTGGTGTTCAAAGACTAAAAACAACCTCCACTGATTTTGTTAATTTGGTAAGTTTTGATGTAAGGTAAAAACAACACAATGTGACAATAGGATACACAGACTCTCTACTTAATTTAGGTCCTTGGTCACTCACCTGGTCTGGCTGGTCAAGCAGTAGCCTCTGGATAAGCTGACCAATGTTACTGAAGTTTAGATACACTATTGGCTCCAGGTTCTAGCACATCTCCATTATAGTGTACCTGAGGAGAAGTCAGTGTCAGATACTGCAGGTTACCAGATCATGTAATTGATTGCTGTAATTGATTAATTCATCATTCCTGCTTAATTTCCTGTCTCAAAGCATAATGTACTTACATCTCTGGAAAGGCAAAGTCTGGTCATGAGACATGTGGCATCCCATCTTTGATAACCTTGTAGAACCGGGTGTCCACCACAACATTAGGGTATGGGCTCTTACCTACAAAAGACAACATCAAGATATGCATTTCAAAATGTGTCTTTGCTCACTCACATATGTTGCTTCATCCAACAAAAGACAGCATTTTGCCATATTTTGATAGTTTAACCCACCCAGAGAGATTTCTCCACAGCAGTATGTCATCGGAGCAGACTTCACTTCAGTGGAAGACGGGCCTGTGAACACAATAAATATCAGTACCCTACACACCACAGAGATCAGTGCCCTACACACCACAGAGATCAGTACCCTACACACCAACAGAGATCAGTGCCCTACACACCACAGAGATCAGTACCCTACACACCACAGAGATCAGTGCCCTACACACCACAGAGATCAGTACCCTACACACCAAGAGATCAGTACCCTACACACCACAGAGATCAGTTAACCTACACACCACAGAGATCAGTACCCTACACACCACAGAGATCAGTACCCTACACACCACAGAGATCAGTGCCTACACACCACAGAGATCAGTACCCTACACACCACAAGAGATCAGTACCCTACACACCACAGAGATCAGTACCCTACACACCACAGAGATCAGTACCCTAcacaccacagagatcatacCCTACACACCACAGAGATCAGTACCCTACACACCACAGAGATCAGTACCCTACACACCACAGAGATCAGTACCCTACACACCACAGAGATCAGTAACCTACACACCACAGTATAAGCATTCAAGGACCTGAacctttcttttatttatttatttatacagcgTCCTACAGCATAGGTCTACCTGCAACATACTTCTACAACTTTCAGGTGTCATCTGTCATCTGTCACTCTTAATAATTGATGTGCAACTGTTTCACCCAGAGGTTTCACCCAAGTAGCCTACAATTTGTTAAACCACACATTTTATGTTAAACCAACAGGGTCTTACCTTTGATCAATATCGGTGGACTGTTCACTAAAACGAAACCTGAGGTCACCATCACAATGACAACAATTCCCATTGTTCATTGCTCTCACGTTCACCTCCCTCTCTACTTTCATCGCTCCTCAAGGTTCTATGGGGGCTGTAGTTTTTTCTCCCATGGAAGTATCCTCCCATTTTCCATAGGTTTCGCGAGGTTTGCATGGGCGGCAGTGTGCATTTCTCTGCAGGAAGAATTGAATATTTTTGGGATGAAATTCGTGTACAggtaattttatatttttgatagaGAATATAGGCCATCGGTGTATAGCTTATTTATCGGGGACATGGACCCACATTTACATTTGTGCCGAACAACAGTATTGTAGAGTTGGCATAAAGACAATGATTTTTGATAACATATTACGATCAAACAGTGCCTGTGGCGCGTATTATCCATGTCTCATCAGCAGTGTATGCGATATGTTAGATCTTGAAACATTGACGATTCATTTTTGATACAATCGTTGCGACGAATTCAAATAGGCTGCAATCATTTCTGCATGTTTGTCTGATACAGTGGAGGCTGACGTATTTTCTTGAAGTTGAATAGCACATCTCTTGATCTCTCATAGCCAACTTGCAATCTATGAGTTTGTTGTTCATGAATAACGATTGTGTTAGTTCAAATAGTGACATAATGAATTACTATAGATTAACATTTTGAGTAAAGATATATAACTGCGGCAGTTTTGTTCCTTTAAAAAATAAGTGCATTCTGCATTGATTGCAGTGACCTCCATCGATGCAATGCATACAAGGAAATGACCAGGAAGTTATTCAGACATGCTAAGCTATTGGctgctctctttgtctgtctcaaCCACTACTTTTACAGCTCAGTCTCTTTCCAGACTAGTATTATTTTTCTGAAAATGGCTGTTTCTCTCACAGAATTTCTGAGCATCGTTGTCTGTTTGTTCCTTCAGCAGTATTTGAATTTTCGGAGGGATGTCCAAGAAAAGGGGCAGGTATGTGTAAATATGTAGTTTTCTATAATTATGTTATCATAACATTAACACTTGGAGATTTTCCTCTTTCCAGACGGTCAGAGAAAGCTGCACATAGGTAGGCtacacttacaaacaaatatgATTTGCTTAACTATCCCCCAGAAAGAGGAGTAGCGGGGAGCTGAGTGATTCCACAGTGATGACCCCTGACCCCAACAGTCTCCTGGGAGTAAGAATACAGCACAACTGGAGGGAGAAGGGCAACCAGAGCAAATGGAAAGGCACCGTCCTGGACCGTCTCAGTGTCAACCCCTCACTATTTATGGTCAAGTACGATGGGTTTGACTGTGTCTACGGCATCGAGCTATTCAAGGACGAAAGGGTGTCTAATCTACAGGTCCTGACAGAGAAAGTTGGTGAGTGATGTGATGGGTTCCTTTTTTAGTTCAGGCGTCACATCTTCTCAGAGTAATGCAAAAACGTGATTTGGTTTGCACAAGTTATaacatgtttttattgtatatctGATACTGCATGATCAGACAGTAGGGACACAGTGGCTATGTGATGTTGGtctctgccttgatgacatttATCTGCTTCCACAGTCAACAACAAGATCAAGGTTCCTCACGGGGCAGAGGAGTTGGTAGGCAAAGCGgtggaacacctatttgagaaggaggatggagagaagaacgAGTGGCGAGGCATGGTCCTCTCCAGGGCTCCCATCATGACTAACTGGTATTACATCACCTATGAGAAGGACCCCGTGCTCTACATGTACCAGCTGTGGGACGACTACGCCGATGGAGATCTCAGGATCTTACCTGAAGCAGGTACCGACCATTTCTCAGCATCAGCATCATCTCCACCTGCAGCAGAGTGTTCAGATACTTCTCCCTAAAGAAAACAGGAGGGTGATTATAGAGTAGAAATTGTTTGGTCTTTACACACTAATTAAAAGATGATGGTGGCTTTTGGAGTGTTGCGGACAATATTTCCTGTGTTTGTTCTTACTCGTCCTACGTGACTTGTCGAAATGACAAATATCTCTATATTTGAATACATATAAGCATGTTGGTTAAGATAGCATCTTTTGATAATGCCCCAAAGTAGATTTGAAGAACAGACCCCTAACATTGATGTTATTCATTGTTTTTCTCTCTAGAAAATAAGCACTTGCTTCCGGCCGACCGAAAGCCCGGCGAGGAGACTGAGAGCTTAGTGGGGAAGCAGGTGGAGTATGTTACTGACAAAGGTGTGAAGCGAACAGGCCTGGTGATCTATCAAGTCCCTGCCAAGCCTTCCGTATACTACATCAAATACGACGATGACTTTCACATCCATGTCTACGACCTGGTCAAGACCACCTAGAAGGACACTTGATTGCTCACTCCATTGCTTACTTTTCACgtatcctcctcactctctctccatgtctcttaaGGCCCTGGACGGTATAACAGTTACGCTTTATTATTCAGGAAGTGCAATCTTTTAATCCACATTTAAAACTAGTTCTATGTTATGCACAGCAGAACTGTAGCAATGCTATTGTAGGCCACTAGGAGGAGAGTGGGAACGTGTACACTTGGAGGGACCTATTTAAACCTCCTCACTTCTTCAGTTACCCCATTTGGTTGTTGTGCTGCACAGTAGATTCACATCTCGGACAGTCCAGGAGTGCACCTTGCCCTACAATGACAGACTTACTGTAAAGTGCAATAACGACCGCGTTTGAATTGTCTCCCACATCCTGATGCTCAATTATCTTTATTCAAAGCTGAACTGAATTATATATTATAAAACGAATAGTAAAATCTGGCCCCGATAGCCATTCATATGTGGTCCTTGAAtgaccaaacagcaagcatgatGTATAGGTGAATACTTGTAGAGACTAGTTTGAGCTGTAGTGTTCAGTGAAGCCTTTGAAGGAGAAATGCAATAAGCTGTGATGCCCctgaaattataattttttgttttgAAATACTGTCTTTATTAATAGGCAACTATGTTTAATTTATGTGTCAGTCAGTTCATAGACAATCATTCCTTGATGAACCCACAGTGCTATCATTGGATTCATAGTACTGGGTTGCACTGGCCTACTGATGGTTCAATCACTAGTTTGAACATCAAAAAATTATTCATAATGCTGAATCAAGACTTGTTAGAAACAAGGAATACAGGTCTTCATAAAGTTCGGGCAAGTTTTTCCTGACCAGACAAACCTGATTAATTTGTAGAGATTGGGAAAAGGCCTTAACAATACCTGACCAGGTTCAGAATCCCAACATCATCAGACTATGATTAGCTCGAGTGGAATAGAGACAGTGCTTCTACATTCTGATCTTGAATAGAAAACAAACATAAAGTGCCTTCAGGCTGATCATGTcgccatactgtatatatttgctaACCGCTCACAATTTTATTCCATTTACTGTTAAGGCCACTATTTGGTCAGTATTAGTCAAAGTAAAAAATGCTTTAATGAAACAGTGTCAAATGCTGCGTACCAGGTTTTTGCTATTGTCTGTTTGTATAAGAGGATATGTGCAATGTTTGGCAGTTAATGCAGTATAAGACTATTTCCTCCAATCGAACATCCATGACCGTTGATTAGTCtcattcaaatgttgatattgtagGGTGCACTTTAAATTACTCACATAAATATGCTAAAGATTTGGCACATTGTCTTTTTCTGTCAAGATACTTTTTTTGTGCAAGAACAAGTGGCATATTGCAGCATCGGTATATCATAATGGTAAAAACGCATGTAGAAAAGGAAAGTTATAACACGCATACAGTATTTAATCTAACTTTTGTGTAGTGTATTGTAAATGTATGCTGTTGTGATTACTCctgttatattgtaaatatcccaTTGAAATACCAGCTTTAAAGTCCATCTAGAAATCTCACCTAGAGAAATGCAGCAAAGACTGCATTCAAAAAGCCTGCACCTGGCTGGCTTCCCTTTTTAATCTTATTTTAAAGACTTGGGAGCTACAGTACATAATGTAATCCAAGGAAGTCCAAAARGGCAATGTTTTGGTTAGAAGTATTTAAATTTAGTCTCCTGTCCTTAATCTCACTCCagggcatacagtgcattcatttACACAGTGCATTGGTCCATGGTGTACATAAGGTTCATTCTACCGATTGTCAGATTTGCATGCATCACTTGAATGCAGCCTTGAGTGCATTCAAGCATATTGGTTATTTTGACAGTTGCAGAGGTAAAAAATCTTGTGGGAGTCTTTGCAGCCCGATTTTACTAAAATGTTTATGTAGAAAATGTGACTGTAAAAAAAC
This window of the Salvelinus sp. IW2-2015 linkage group LG16, ASM291031v2, whole genome shotgun sequence genome carries:
- the LOC111975594 gene encoding spindlin-Z: MSKKRGRKRSSGELSDSTVMTPDPNSLLGVRIQHNWREKGNQSKWKGTVLDRLSVNPSLFMVKYDGFDCVYGIELFKDERVSNLQVLTEKVVNNKIKVPHGAEELVGKAVEHLFEKEDGEKNEWRGMVLSRAPIMTNWYYITYEKDPVLYMYQLWDDYADGDLRILPEAENKHLLPADRKPGEETESLVGKQVEYVTDKGVKRTGLVIYQVPAKPSVYYIKYDDDFHIHVYDLVKTT